Within Chelatococcus sp. HY11, the genomic segment AGCCGCGAACGAACGCATTCACGACACCGAGTATGAGAACCAGGCATAGCAACGCGTAAAGTAAACAATGCGCTGCCTTGGCTGGAAAGTAGAAGGCCCCGTAGGCGCCTTTATCTACTCCGGAACCGGCAAACACGCGCCAGACTATACGAAACAGGATTACAGGAATGAGCACGAAGCCCATGATAACGTGGATTGACCAGAGCCCACTATTGACAGGCCCGTGCGGAAACAGGTCCGCGACCTGACCCAGGATCCACAGCGGCACAACAAGACACACTGTGAGCCAATGCAGTCGGATTGTGGTGGCATCGTAATTGGCATGAGACCCATCAACCATAGTCAGTCTTCCCACGGCAGCAAAGACGCCTCAGGCAGGCGCCTTCTTTAGATTGATTCTAAATTTGACTTTGTTGGGGCATTGTGGGGCGCAGACGCATTGTGCGAGAGCAAGTCCGTCCCGACAGATCCCCTTCCATCGGTTTCTACAGCTTCAGCCCGGACTTATTCAGGTAGCATTCAGCAAGCTGTGCTAGTTTTGGTCATCCCTCCCCCCCGAGGGTAGGCTCCAGCTACACGATCACTCCCCCCAGGATCGACCATGTGGCTGGGGCCGCTTCTGCGTGAACGCGTTCACAGCGCGCTCCGCCCGCTTCGCATAGCGTTCCCTCTCAGCCTCGCCGACCCAATCGCTGGCCGGCAAGCCCATAGGGAGCCCAACAGTGAGCATACAGGACAACGCCGCGCAGTCAGAGGCGGCATCATTTGACAGCGCCCGCTCGGAAGCCTTTGCCGAGCGGATGATGAACACTATTAACGAGGCAGCCGTCACGCTGATGACCTCTGTCGGACATCGGACCGGCCTTTTCGACGTCATGGCATCGATGAAGCCGGCCACCTCCAGCGCCATCGCCGCAGGGGCGAGCCTTGACGAGCGGTATGTCCGGGAATGGCTCGGCGCCATGGTGACCGCCGGGATCGTGAGCTACAATCCATTCAAGAAGCTCTACGATCTTCCAGCCGAGCATGCGGCGTGGCTGACGCGCGCCGCGAGCCCCAACAATCTGGCGGTGTCGGCGCAATGGGTGCCTATGCTCTCGCGCTCGGAAGACGCCATCATCGGCCATTTCCGCCAGGGCGGCGGCACGCGCTATTGCGAATATGCCGGCTTTCACGCGCTGATGGCCGAGGAGAGCGCCCAAACCGTGGTGGCGCCGCTGTTCGAGCATATCCTGCCTTTGGCGCCGGAACTCCTACGAAGGCTCGAGGACGGCATTGACGTGCTTGATGCCGGATGCGGCGCCGGCCGCGCGCTTGTCGCCATGGCGCAGCGTTGTCCGCGTTCGCGTTTCGTTGGCTACGACCTCAACGACGATGCACTGGCGGTCGGGCGCGCGGCGGCAACGGCGGCGGGGCTCAGCAATATCCGGTTCGATGTGCGCGATATGACCGCCTATGACGAGGCAGGGCGCTTCGATCTCATAACGACCTTCGATGCCGTCCATGACCAGAAGGACCCCGCCGGCATGCTGGCCGGCTTCGCACGCGCGCTGAGGCCCGGAGGCATCTACCTGATGCAGGACATCGATGGCTCAAGCCACCTTGAGAGGAACAGCGAGCGCCCTCTCGGCTCCTTCCTCTATACAATCTCGTGCATGCACTGCATGGCCGTTTCGCTTGGCCAGGGTGGAGCGGGGCTCGGCGCGATGTGGGGCGTGGAACTCGCCGAGCAGATGCTTCGCGAGGCTGGTTTCAGTGATATCGCCGTCCATCGCCTCCCCCATGATCCGATGAACGCCTATTTCATCGCCCGGGTATCCTGACATCGCCGTAGCGATCTGTGCATGGCGGGTAGATTGATGCGGGGCTCAATTGTCCCGTCCACGGGCAAGGACAACGGCACCTGCCGTCATCTCGATCACGCCATCACGCGAGAGGGCTCGAAACTGCTTATTGACCGCTTCCCGCGTGACGCCGAGCATTTGGGCAATATCGGTTTGCGTGAAGCGTGTCGGCACGATCGCGCGATCCGCGTCGATTTCGCCGTGGGCAACGGCCAGGTCGTGCAACAACTTCAGCAATCTCTGGCGCAGATCGAGAAACGCATTGGCCGTGAGCTGCTCCGTGTTCTGCCGCAGACGGTCGCACAGCACCAGGATCACATGGATCGCAAGCTGGGGAATCTCTTCCAATAGCTGCGCGAATGCCCTGCGACCCACGAAAACGGTGCGTGTCGGCGCAAGGGCGGTGGCGGTCGCCGTGCGCGGCAGCCCATCCAACAGCGCGATCTCGCCGATCACATCGCCCGGATCGAGCAGGGCGAGCGTCAGCTCGCGCCCGTCTCGATGGCCGATATGAATCCTGACCAGTCCCTCGGAGAGGATATGGAGACCATCGGCTTCATCATCCTGCCGAAACAGAGAGGTTCCGGCAGGGAATCGCAAGACCTGCACCTCCTGCGCGATCCGTGCCAGGCAAGCCTCGTCGAGCCCACCGAAGATGGCAGAAGAGGCCAGCCAACGATAATGATCGTTTCTCTGCATCGGGGAACCCATCGACGGGACAGGCGAGATCATACAGCAATCGCTGGATATGCGTGAAAGACTAGAGCTTTCATGAGAAGATCACGATGCTCTCGCGGCGTCTCCTTCCGGGGCGCGGAGGGAGCCAGCCGAGCATTCACAACGGGCCGTCGAGGTTTCCTCAGGCGGCCAATGGAGTAGCGTTAATGATTACCCCTCGCTACGGGCCTACCCGCCAGGCAGCGCGCGTCACGCGCTTGATGGGCCTTATCGCCGCGTCGGTTGTCGTCGGCATCGGTACCACGGGCCTTGAGACGGCCGAGGCGCAGACGGCGGGTTGCGCGACGAGCGCCGGCGCGGCAGGCCAGACCGTCGTGCGTTGCCGCAGCGTCACCATAGAGGTCGCCCGTGGCGCGAACGCCGGGCTGGTCGACGACAACGGCGATGGTGAGCCCGACGCCGTGGAGGTGAGTGCGGGCGCTGTCTATGTCGTGTATCAGCGGCCCGGCGGCGGCCGCTTCCAGGTGCAGACGCCGCATGCGGTGGCCTCGGTGCGCGGCACCACCTGGGCGGTGGATGTCACACCCGGACAAAGCGCCGTTTTCGTGCGGGAGGGCCGTGTCGGCGTCGCACGCGTCCAGGGCGGACGCGGCGTCGTGCTGACCGCGGGTGAAGGCGTCGATGTCGCCCCGGGTAGCGCGCCGCTCGTCGTCAACCGCTGGGGCGCCGCACGCGTGGCGGCTTTGCTCGCGCGCTTCGGGCGCTGATACCATGCGCCGCCGCCAGATCGCGCAGCTCACTCTCGCGCTCGCGATCATGCTGGCGCTGGGATGGACAGCCTATGTCGTGCACTGGCATCTGGCCGGTCGTGCCAGCGTGTTCGACCGGATCGAGGCCGTCACGCTTGACCTGCGCGCCTTGATGGCGCCCGCCAAGCCCCCTCCACCCGAAGTGGTCATCGTCGCGATCGACGACGAGACAGTCAGACAGATGGGCGCCTACCCCCTTCCCCGCGAAAAGCTTGCGGCGCTGGTCGACGCAATCGCGCGCCGCGAACCGAAGGCGCTCGCCATCGACCTTCTGTTCGTCGACAGCAGTCCGCCGGGGCAGGACCTCGCCCTGGCGAGGGCACTGGGGCAGTTGCCAACTGTTATCGCCGCGGCCGGCCTGTTCGACGGAACCGAAGCGAGGCAGCCGGTCACCGGTGACGTCACCGGCGCGGTCCCTCGCCCACAGAGCATGATGTGGCCGGTTGATCCGCTCGCGGCGGCGGCTGAGGTCGGGCTCGTCAATGTTGTCACGGATGTCGGCGGCATGCCCCGCCATGTTCCAATGATCTATCGCGGGCAAGATGCTGTGGTTCCCTCCTTCGTCCTGCTCGCCGCCGCGCTCGCCACCGGCGCCACGCCGCGCCTCGATGGCGAAAACCTGGAGCTCGGCGCGCAGAGCATAGCGCTCGATCTCGGCCAGCATCTGGCGCTGCGATTTTATGGGCCGCGGGGCGCGATACCGACCATCAGCGCGACGAAATTCATGAGCCCCTCGCCCCCTGACGTCTCCGGCCGAACCGTGGTCGTCGGCACGACGGCGACGGGCAGCGGGGACACCTTCCCGACACCATTCTCACCGGTTGTACCCGGCGTGGAGGTGCTGGCGACGGCAATCGGCAATCTTCTTGCCGGGGACGGCCTGCTGCGCACGCGGGAAACACGCTGGTTCGATGCGGCCATCGCGGCGACGCTCGCGGTGGCGGCGGTGGTCCTCATCGGTATGCGCCGTCCGGTAGCCGGCCTTGGGCTCTGCGTGCTGCTGGCGGCGGCCTGGGTGGCGCTGTCGCTTGCCGCCTACGCACATGGCTACTGGCTCAGCACCACGCTCCCCCTTGTCGCGATGCTGCCCGTCGCCATGGCCTACGGGGCGCTGCGGCTATGGCAGGAGCGCAGGACCGTGCGCTATCTCGCCGGCGTGGAGGAACGCCTGGCGCCGTTCCAGCCGCGCCCCATCGCAGCGCGGCTGACCGAGGACCCGGCCTTCCTCGCCGAACCCATAGCGCAGGATGCGGCCGTCATCTTCGTCGATCTGGCCGGCTACACCGGCCTGTCGGAGGCGCTCGGCCCTGCGCGCACCCGCGAGATCCTGAAGAGTTTTCACATGCTCGTGGACGAGGTGGTCGATTCCCACGGGGGATTCGTCGCGACCTTCATGGGCGACGGCGCGATGATCCTCTTCGGATTTCCCGAACGCCGCGACGACGACGCCGCCCGGGCGCTGCGCGCGCTCGGGCATCTCGGCGAGAAGCTCGACGCGTGGGCCCTGCCGACGGCGAGCGACGCGCGCGAAAAGCCCCACGCCCGGCTGACCGCGCATTTTGGACCGGTCATTGTCTCGCGCCTGGGTGGGCAGAGCCACCAGCAGGTCACGGCGACGGGGGACACGGTGAATGTCGCAAGCCGCCTGCAGGAAGTCGCCAAGAGCCTCAAGGTGACCACCGTCGTCACCGACGATATCGTGCGGGCGGCCAACCGCACCGCCACGCTCGACAGTTTTCCAACTGTCATCGAAGTGCCAATCCGCGGCCGCAGCCAGCCGATCGCCGTGCGGACGATGGCGCGAGCGCCCGCCCACCCTTGATCACTCCGTCGGTCGCGTAACTCAGCTAAATGCCCATTCTCCGCCGCCGGCGTCGACAATGCCGGCGAGATAAGCACTCTGGGCCATGTTCTCGGCACTGTCAGCGAAGGCCATCAACACGCCCTCACGCGAGAGGGCTCCCGTATTCAAAAGCTCTGTCCAATAAAACGCACCCGCCGCGTCGCTCTTTCGACCGAGAACATTGAGATAGAGCACGTTGACATAGCTTTCCGCAGACTGTGTATAAGCATTCCCGAAATTTTGCTGGAATTCGGCACTTTCGATAATAGCCCTGGCCAGCGTAATCTTATCGCGCCCCCACTCCATATAGGCGTCGTACCAGAAGTTGAGCCCGGCGATGTCCGCCATACGGTTAAG encodes:
- a CDS encoding cytochrome b/b6 domain-containing protein, which produces MVDGSHANYDATTIRLHWLTVCLVVPLWILGQVADLFPHGPVNSGLWSIHVIMGFVLIPVILFRIVWRVFAGSGVDKGAYGAFYFPAKAAHCLLYALLCLVLILGVVNAFVRGYSLFGIIRLPQMGDPTLRRPVTGVHGLVANLLLGLVALHAIAALVHHYVLGDGVLRRMLPGWQRLSDTTRQAGG
- a CDS encoding class I SAM-dependent methyltransferase codes for the protein MSIQDNAAQSEAASFDSARSEAFAERMMNTINEAAVTLMTSVGHRTGLFDVMASMKPATSSAIAAGASLDERYVREWLGAMVTAGIVSYNPFKKLYDLPAEHAAWLTRAASPNNLAVSAQWVPMLSRSEDAIIGHFRQGGGTRYCEYAGFHALMAEESAQTVVAPLFEHILPLAPELLRRLEDGIDVLDAGCGAGRALVAMAQRCPRSRFVGYDLNDDALAVGRAAATAAGLSNIRFDVRDMTAYDEAGRFDLITTFDAVHDQKDPAGMLAGFARALRPGGIYLMQDIDGSSHLERNSERPLGSFLYTISCMHCMAVSLGQGGAGLGAMWGVELAEQMLREAGFSDIAVHRLPHDPMNAYFIARVS
- a CDS encoding Crp/Fnr family transcriptional regulator, whose protein sequence is MQRNDHYRWLASSAIFGGLDEACLARIAQEVQVLRFPAGTSLFRQDDEADGLHILSEGLVRIHIGHRDGRELTLALLDPGDVIGEIALLDGLPRTATATALAPTRTVFVGRRAFAQLLEEIPQLAIHVILVLCDRLRQNTEQLTANAFLDLRQRLLKLLHDLAVAHGEIDADRAIVPTRFTQTDIAQMLGVTREAVNKQFRALSRDGVIEMTAGAVVLARGRDN
- a CDS encoding FecR family protein, with protein sequence MITPRYGPTRQAARVTRLMGLIAASVVVGIGTTGLETAEAQTAGCATSAGAAGQTVVRCRSVTIEVARGANAGLVDDNGDGEPDAVEVSAGAVYVVYQRPGGGRFQVQTPHAVASVRGTTWAVDVTPGQSAVFVREGRVGVARVQGGRGVVLTAGEGVDVAPGSAPLVVNRWGAARVAALLARFGR
- a CDS encoding adenylate/guanylate cyclase domain-containing protein, translating into MRRRQIAQLTLALAIMLALGWTAYVVHWHLAGRASVFDRIEAVTLDLRALMAPAKPPPPEVVIVAIDDETVRQMGAYPLPREKLAALVDAIARREPKALAIDLLFVDSSPPGQDLALARALGQLPTVIAAAGLFDGTEARQPVTGDVTGAVPRPQSMMWPVDPLAAAAEVGLVNVVTDVGGMPRHVPMIYRGQDAVVPSFVLLAAALATGATPRLDGENLELGAQSIALDLGQHLALRFYGPRGAIPTISATKFMSPSPPDVSGRTVVVGTTATGSGDTFPTPFSPVVPGVEVLATAIGNLLAGDGLLRTRETRWFDAAIAATLAVAAVVLIGMRRPVAGLGLCVLLAAAWVALSLAAYAHGYWLSTTLPLVAMLPVAMAYGALRLWQERRTVRYLAGVEERLAPFQPRPIAARLTEDPAFLAEPIAQDAAVIFVDLAGYTGLSEALGPARTREILKSFHMLVDEVVDSHGGFVATFMGDGAMILFGFPERRDDDAARALRALGHLGEKLDAWALPTASDAREKPHARLTAHFGPVIVSRLGGQSHQQVTATGDTVNVASRLQEVAKSLKVTTVVTDDIVRAANRTATLDSFPTVIEVPIRGRSQPIAVRTMARAPAHP